Proteins encoded within one genomic window of Macaca fascicularis isolate 582-1 chromosome 16, T2T-MFA8v1.1:
- the MINK1 gene encoding misshapen-like kinase 1 isoform X29, which yields MGDPAPARSLDDIDLSALRDPAGIFELVEVVGNGTYGQVYKGRHVKTGQLAAIKVMDVTEDEEEEIKQEINMLKKYSHHRNIATYYGAFIKKSPPGNDDQLWLVMEFCGAGSVTDLVKNTKGNALKEDCIAYICREILRGLAHLHAHKVIHRDIKGQNVLLTENAEVKLVDFGVSAQLDRTVGRRNTFIGTPYWMAPEVIACDENPDATYDYRSDIWSLGITAIEMAEGAPPLCDMHPMRALFLIPRNPPPRLKSKKWSKKFIDFIDTCLIKTYLSRPPTEQLLKFPFIRDQPTERQVRIQLKDHIDRSRKKREETEYEYSGSEEEDDSHGEEGEPSSIMNVPGESTLRREFLRLQQENKSNSEALKQQQQLQQQQQRDPEAHIKHLLHQRQRRIEEQKEERRRVEEQQRREREQRKLQEKEQQRRLEDMQVLRREEERRQAEREQEYKRKQLEEQRQSERLQRQLQQEHAYLKSLQQQQQQQQLQKQQQQQLLPGDRKPLYHYGRGMNPADKPAWAREVEERTRMNKQQNSPLAKSKPSSTGPEPSIPQASPGPAGPLSQTPPMQRPVEPQEGPHKSLVAHRVPLKPYAAPVPRSQSLQDQPTRNLAAFPASHDPDPAIPAPTATPSARGAVIRQNSDPTSEGPGPSPNPPAWVRPDNEAPPKVPQRTSSIATALNTSGAGGSRPAQAVRASNPDLRRSDPGWERSDSVLPASHGHLPQAGSLERNRVGASSKLDSSPVLSPGNKAKPDDHRSRPGRPADFVLLKERTLDEAPRPPKKAMDYSSSSEEVESSEDDEEEGEGGPSEGSRDTPGGRSDGDTDSVSTMVVHDVEEITGTQPPYGGGTMVVQRTPEEERNLLHADSNGYTNLPDVVQPSHSPTENSKGQSPPSKDGSSDYQSRGLVKAPGKSSFTMFVDLGIYQPGGSGDTIPITALVGGEGTRLDQLQYDVRKGSVVNVNPTNTRAHSETPEIRKYKKRFNSEILCAALWGVNLLVGTENGLMLLDRSGQGKVYGLIGRRRFQQMDVLEGLNLLITISGKRNKLRVYYLSWLRNKILHNDPEVEKKQGWTTVGDMEGCGHYRVVKYERIKFLVIALKSSVEVYAWAPKPYHKFMAFKSFADLPHRPLLVDLTVEEGQRLKVIYGSSAGFHAVDVDSGNSYDIYIPVHIQSQITPHAIIFLPNTDGMEMLLCYEDEGVYVNTYGRIIKDVVLQWGEMPTSVAYICSNQIMGWGEKAIEIRSVETGHLDGVFMHKRAQRLKFLCERNDKVFFASVRSGGSSQVYFMTLNRNCIMNW from the exons GACCCTGCTGGGATCTTTGAGCTTGTGGAGGTGGTCGGCAATGGAACCTACGGACAGGTGTACAAG GGTCGGCATGTCAAGACTGGGCAGCTGGCTGCCATCAAGGTCATGGATGTCACCGAG GATGAGGAAGAAGAGATCAAACAGGAGATCAACATGCTGAAAAAATACTCTCATCACCGCAACATTGCCACCTACTATGGAGCCTTCATCAAGAAGAGCCCCCCGGGAAACGATGACCAGCTCTGG CTGGTGATGGAGTTCTGTGGTGCTGGTTCAGTGACTGACCTGGTGAAGAACACGAAAGGAAACGCCCTGAAGGAGGACTGTATCGCCTACATCTGCAGGGAGATCCTCAGG GGTCTGGCCCATCTCCATGCCCACAAGGTCATCCATCGAGACATCAAGGGGCAGAATGTGCTGCTGACAGAGAATGCTGAGGTCAAGCTAG TGGATTTTGGGGTGAGTGCTCAGCTGGACCGCACCGTGGGCAGACGGAACACTTTCATTGGGACTCCCTACTGGATGGCTCCAGAGGTCATCGCCTGTGATGAGAACCCCGATGCCACCTACGATTACAGG AGTGACATTTGGTCTCTAGGAATCACAGCCATCGAGATGGCAGAGGGAGCCCCCC CTCTGTGTGACATGCACCCCATGCGGGCCCTCTTCCTCATTCCTCGGAACCCTCCGCCCAGACTCAAGTCCAAGAAGTG GTCTAAGAAGTTCATTGACTTCATTGACACATGTCTCATCAAGACTTACCTGAGCCGCCCACCCACGGAGCAGCTGCTGAAGTTTCCCTTCATCCGGGACCAGCCCACGGAGCGGCAGGTCCGCATCCAGCTTAAGGACCACATTGACCGATCCCGGAAGAAGCGGG AGGAGACAGAATATGAGTACAGCGGCAGCGAGGAGGAAGACGACAGCCATGGAGAGGAAGGAGAGCCAAG CTCCATCATGAACGTGCCTGGAGAGTCGACTCTACGCCGGGAATTTCTCCGCCTCCAGCAGGAAAATAAGAGCAACTCAGAGGCTttaaaacagcagcagcagctgcagcagcagcagcagcgagACCCCGAGGCACACATCAAACACCTGCTGCACCAGCGGCAGAGGCGCATAGAGGAGCAGAAGGAGGAGCGGCGCCGCGTGGAGGAG CAACAGCGGCGGGAGCGGGAGCAGCGGAAGCTGCAGGAGAAGGAGCAGCAGCGGCGGCTGGAGGACATGCAGGTTCTGCGGCGGGAGGAGGAGCGGCGGCAGGCGGAGCGCGAGCAG GAATACAAGCGGAAGCAGCTGGAGGAGCAGCGGCAGTCAGAGCGTCTCCAGAGGcagctgcagcaggagcatgCCTACCTCAAGTCcctgcagcagcagcaacagcagcagcagcttcagaaacagcagcagcagcagctcctgcCCGGGGACAGGAAGCCCCTGTACCATTATGGTCGGGGCATGAATCCCGCTGACAAACCAGCCTGGGCCCGAGAG GTAGAAGAGAGAACAAGGATGAACAAGCAGCAGAACTCTCCCTTGGCCAAGAGCAAGCCAAGCAGCACGGGGCCTGAGCCCTCCATCCCCCAGGCCTCCCCCGGGCCTGCAGGACCCCTTTCCCAGACTCCTCCTATGCAGAGGCCGGTGGAGCCCCAGGAGGGACCGCACAAG AGCCTGGTGGCGCACCGGGTCCCACTGAAGCCATATGCAGCACCTGTGCCCCGATCCCAGTCCCTGCAGGACCAGCCCACCCGAAACCTGGCTGCCTTCCCAGCCTCCCATGACCCCGACCCTGCCATCCCTGCACCCACTGCCACGCCCAGTGCCCGAGGAGCTGTCATCCGCCAGAATTCAGACCCCACCTCTGAAGGACCTGGCCCCAGCCCGAACCCCCCAGCCTGGGTCCGCCCAGATAACGAGGCCCCACCCAAG GTGCCTCAGAGGACCTCATCTATCGCCACTGCCCTTAACACCAGTGGGGCCGGAGGATCCCGGCCAGCCCAGGCAGTCCGTGCCAG TAACCCCGACCTCAGGAGGAGCGACCCTGGCTGGGAACGCTCGGACAGTGTCCTCCCGGCCTCGCACGGGCACCTCCCCCAGGCCGGCTCACTGGAGCGGAACCGCGTGGGAG CCTCCTCCAAACTGGACAGCTCCCCAGTGCTCTCTCCTGGGAATAAAGCCAAGCCCGATGACCACCGCTCGCGGCCAGGCCGGCCCGCA GACTTCGTGTTGCTGAAAGAGCGGACCCTGGACGAggcccctcggcctcccaagaaggCCATGGACTACTCATCGTCCAGCGAGGAGGTGGAGAGCAGTGAGGATGACGAGGAGGAAGGCGAAGGCGGGCCATCAGAGGGGAGCAGAGACACCCCTGGGGGCCG CAGCGATGGGGATACAGACAGCGTCAGCACCATGGTGGTCCACGACGTCGAGGAGATCACCGGGACCCAGCCCCCATACGGGGGCGGCACCATGGTGGTCCAGCGT ACCCCTGAAGAGGAGCGGAACCTGCTGCATGCTGACAGCAACGGGTATACAAACCTGCCTGACGTGGTGCAGCCCAGCCACTCACCCACCGAGAACAGCAAAGGCCAAAGCCCGCCCTCGAAGGATGGGAGCAGTGAC TACCAGTCTCGTGGGCTGGTAAAGGCCCCTGGCAAGAGCTCGTTCACGATGTTTGTGGATTTAGGGATCTACCAGCCTGGAGGCAGTGGGGACACCATCCCCATCACAG CCCTAGTGGGTGGAGAGGGCACTCGGCTCGACCAGCTGCAGTACGACGTGAGGAAGGGCTCTGTGGTCAACGTGAATCCCACCAACACCCGGGCCCACAGTGAGACCCCTGAGATCCGGAAGTACAAGAAGCGATTCAACTCTGAGATCCTGTGTGCAGCCCTTTGGG GGGTCAACCTGCTGGTGGGCACGGAGAACGGGCTGATGTTGCTGGACCGAAGTGGGCAGGGCAAGGTGTACGGACTCATTGGGCGGCGACGCTTCCAGCAGATGGACGTGCTGGAGGGGCTCAACCTGCTCATCACCATCTCAG GGAAAAGGAACAAACTGCGGGTGTATTACCTGTCTTGGCTCCGGAACAAGATTCTGCACAATGACCCAGAGGTGGAGAAGAAGCAGGGCTGGACCACCGTCGGGGACATGGAGGGCTGCGGGCACTACCGTGTCG TGAAATACGAGCGGATTAAGTTCCTGGTCATCGCCCTCAAGAGCTCCGTGGAGGTGTACGCCTGGGCCCCGAAACCCTACCACAAATTCATGGCCTTCAAG TCCTTTGCCGACCTCCCTCACCGCCCTCTGCTGGTCGACCTGACAGTAGAGGAGGGGCAGCGGCTCAAGGTCATCTATGGCTCCAGTGCTGGCTTCCATGCTGTGGATGTCGACTCGGGGAACAGCTATGACATCTACATCCCTGTGCAC ATCCAGAGCCAGATCACGCCCCATGCCATCATTTTCCTCCCCAACACCGACGGCATGGAGATGCTGCTGTGCTACGAGGACGAGGGTGTCTACGTCAACACGTACGGGCGGATCATTAAGGATGTGGTGCTGCAGTGGGGAGAGATGCCCACCTCTGTGG CCTACATCTGCTCCAACCAGATAATGGGCTGGGGTGAGAAAGCCATTGAGATCCGCTCTGTGGAGACGGGCCACCTGGACGGGGTCTTCATGCACAAACGAGCCCAGAGGCTCAAGTTCCTGTGTGAGCGGAATGACAAG GTGTTTTTTGCCTCAGTCCGCTCTGGGGGCAGCAGCCAAGTTTACTTCATGACTCTGAACCGTAACTGCATCATGAACTGGTGA
- the MINK1 gene encoding misshapen-like kinase 1 isoform X30 translates to MGDPAPARSLDDIDLSALRDPAGIFELVEVVGNGTYGQVYKGRHVKTGQLAAIKVMDVTEDEEEEIKQEINMLKKYSHHRNIATYYGAFIKKSPPGNDDQLWLVMEFCGAGSVTDLVKNTKGNALKEDCIAYICREILRGLAHLHAHKVIHRDIKGQNVLLTENAEVKLVDFGVSAQLDRTVGRRNTFIGTPYWMAPEVIACDENPDATYDYRSDIWSLGITAIEMAEGAPPLCDMHPMRALFLIPRNPPPRLKSKKWSKKFIDFIDTCLIKTYLSRPPTEQLLKFPFIRDQPTERQVRIQLKDHIDRSRKKREETEYEYSGSEEEDDSHGEEGEPSSIMNVPGESTLRREFLRLQQENKSNSEALKQQQQLQQQQQRDPEAHIKHLLHQRQRRIEEQKEERRRVEEQQRREREQRKLQEKEQQRRLEDMQVLRREEERRQAEREQEYKRKQLEEQRQSERLQRQLQQEHAYLKSLQQQQQQQQLQKQQQQQLLPGDRKPLYHYGRGMNPADKPAWAREVEERTRMNKQQNSPLAKSKPSSTGPEPSIPQASPGPAGPLSQTPPMQRPVEPQEGPHKSLVAHRVPLKPYAAPVPRSQSLQDQPTRNLAAFPASHDPDPAIPAPTATPSARGAVIRQNSDPTSEGPGPSPNPPAWVRPDNEAPPKVPQRTSSIATALNTSGAGGSRPAQAVRASNPDLRRSDPGWERSDSVLPASHGHLPQAGSLERNRVGASSKLDSSPVLSPGNKAKPDDHRSRPGRPADFVLLKERTLDEAPRPPKKAMDYSSSSEEVESSEDDEEEGEGGPSEGSRDTPGGRDGDTDSVSTMVVHDVEEITGTQPPYGGGTMVVQRTPEEERNLLHADSNGYTNLPDVVQPSHSPTENSKGQSPPSKDGSSDYQSRGLVKAPGKSSFTMFVDLGIYQPGGSGDTIPITALVGGEGTRLDQLQYDVRKGSVVNVNPTNTRAHSETPEIRKYKKRFNSEILCAALWGVNLLVGTENGLMLLDRSGQGKVYGLIGRRRFQQMDVLEGLNLLITISGKRNKLRVYYLSWLRNKILHNDPEVEKKQGWTTVGDMEGCGHYRVVKYERIKFLVIALKSSVEVYAWAPKPYHKFMAFKSFADLPHRPLLVDLTVEEGQRLKVIYGSSAGFHAVDVDSGNSYDIYIPVHIQSQITPHAIIFLPNTDGMEMLLCYEDEGVYVNTYGRIIKDVVLQWGEMPTSVAYICSNQIMGWGEKAIEIRSVETGHLDGVFMHKRAQRLKFLCERNDKVFFASVRSGGSSQVYFMTLNRNCIMNW, encoded by the exons GACCCTGCTGGGATCTTTGAGCTTGTGGAGGTGGTCGGCAATGGAACCTACGGACAGGTGTACAAG GGTCGGCATGTCAAGACTGGGCAGCTGGCTGCCATCAAGGTCATGGATGTCACCGAG GATGAGGAAGAAGAGATCAAACAGGAGATCAACATGCTGAAAAAATACTCTCATCACCGCAACATTGCCACCTACTATGGAGCCTTCATCAAGAAGAGCCCCCCGGGAAACGATGACCAGCTCTGG CTGGTGATGGAGTTCTGTGGTGCTGGTTCAGTGACTGACCTGGTGAAGAACACGAAAGGAAACGCCCTGAAGGAGGACTGTATCGCCTACATCTGCAGGGAGATCCTCAGG GGTCTGGCCCATCTCCATGCCCACAAGGTCATCCATCGAGACATCAAGGGGCAGAATGTGCTGCTGACAGAGAATGCTGAGGTCAAGCTAG TGGATTTTGGGGTGAGTGCTCAGCTGGACCGCACCGTGGGCAGACGGAACACTTTCATTGGGACTCCCTACTGGATGGCTCCAGAGGTCATCGCCTGTGATGAGAACCCCGATGCCACCTACGATTACAGG AGTGACATTTGGTCTCTAGGAATCACAGCCATCGAGATGGCAGAGGGAGCCCCCC CTCTGTGTGACATGCACCCCATGCGGGCCCTCTTCCTCATTCCTCGGAACCCTCCGCCCAGACTCAAGTCCAAGAAGTG GTCTAAGAAGTTCATTGACTTCATTGACACATGTCTCATCAAGACTTACCTGAGCCGCCCACCCACGGAGCAGCTGCTGAAGTTTCCCTTCATCCGGGACCAGCCCACGGAGCGGCAGGTCCGCATCCAGCTTAAGGACCACATTGACCGATCCCGGAAGAAGCGGG AGGAGACAGAATATGAGTACAGCGGCAGCGAGGAGGAAGACGACAGCCATGGAGAGGAAGGAGAGCCAAG CTCCATCATGAACGTGCCTGGAGAGTCGACTCTACGCCGGGAATTTCTCCGCCTCCAGCAGGAAAATAAGAGCAACTCAGAGGCTttaaaacagcagcagcagctgcagcagcagcagcagcgagACCCCGAGGCACACATCAAACACCTGCTGCACCAGCGGCAGAGGCGCATAGAGGAGCAGAAGGAGGAGCGGCGCCGCGTGGAGGAG CAACAGCGGCGGGAGCGGGAGCAGCGGAAGCTGCAGGAGAAGGAGCAGCAGCGGCGGCTGGAGGACATGCAGGTTCTGCGGCGGGAGGAGGAGCGGCGGCAGGCGGAGCGCGAGCAG GAATACAAGCGGAAGCAGCTGGAGGAGCAGCGGCAGTCAGAGCGTCTCCAGAGGcagctgcagcaggagcatgCCTACCTCAAGTCcctgcagcagcagcaacagcagcagcagcttcagaaacagcagcagcagcagctcctgcCCGGGGACAGGAAGCCCCTGTACCATTATGGTCGGGGCATGAATCCCGCTGACAAACCAGCCTGGGCCCGAGAG GTAGAAGAGAGAACAAGGATGAACAAGCAGCAGAACTCTCCCTTGGCCAAGAGCAAGCCAAGCAGCACGGGGCCTGAGCCCTCCATCCCCCAGGCCTCCCCCGGGCCTGCAGGACCCCTTTCCCAGACTCCTCCTATGCAGAGGCCGGTGGAGCCCCAGGAGGGACCGCACAAG AGCCTGGTGGCGCACCGGGTCCCACTGAAGCCATATGCAGCACCTGTGCCCCGATCCCAGTCCCTGCAGGACCAGCCCACCCGAAACCTGGCTGCCTTCCCAGCCTCCCATGACCCCGACCCTGCCATCCCTGCACCCACTGCCACGCCCAGTGCCCGAGGAGCTGTCATCCGCCAGAATTCAGACCCCACCTCTGAAGGACCTGGCCCCAGCCCGAACCCCCCAGCCTGGGTCCGCCCAGATAACGAGGCCCCACCCAAG GTGCCTCAGAGGACCTCATCTATCGCCACTGCCCTTAACACCAGTGGGGCCGGAGGATCCCGGCCAGCCCAGGCAGTCCGTGCCAG TAACCCCGACCTCAGGAGGAGCGACCCTGGCTGGGAACGCTCGGACAGTGTCCTCCCGGCCTCGCACGGGCACCTCCCCCAGGCCGGCTCACTGGAGCGGAACCGCGTGGGAG CCTCCTCCAAACTGGACAGCTCCCCAGTGCTCTCTCCTGGGAATAAAGCCAAGCCCGATGACCACCGCTCGCGGCCAGGCCGGCCCGCA GACTTCGTGTTGCTGAAAGAGCGGACCCTGGACGAggcccctcggcctcccaagaaggCCATGGACTACTCATCGTCCAGCGAGGAGGTGGAGAGCAGTGAGGATGACGAGGAGGAAGGCGAAGGCGGGCCATCAGAGGGGAGCAGAGACACCCCTGGGGGCCG CGATGGGGATACAGACAGCGTCAGCACCATGGTGGTCCACGACGTCGAGGAGATCACCGGGACCCAGCCCCCATACGGGGGCGGCACCATGGTGGTCCAGCGT ACCCCTGAAGAGGAGCGGAACCTGCTGCATGCTGACAGCAACGGGTATACAAACCTGCCTGACGTGGTGCAGCCCAGCCACTCACCCACCGAGAACAGCAAAGGCCAAAGCCCGCCCTCGAAGGATGGGAGCAGTGAC TACCAGTCTCGTGGGCTGGTAAAGGCCCCTGGCAAGAGCTCGTTCACGATGTTTGTGGATTTAGGGATCTACCAGCCTGGAGGCAGTGGGGACACCATCCCCATCACAG CCCTAGTGGGTGGAGAGGGCACTCGGCTCGACCAGCTGCAGTACGACGTGAGGAAGGGCTCTGTGGTCAACGTGAATCCCACCAACACCCGGGCCCACAGTGAGACCCCTGAGATCCGGAAGTACAAGAAGCGATTCAACTCTGAGATCCTGTGTGCAGCCCTTTGGG GGGTCAACCTGCTGGTGGGCACGGAGAACGGGCTGATGTTGCTGGACCGAAGTGGGCAGGGCAAGGTGTACGGACTCATTGGGCGGCGACGCTTCCAGCAGATGGACGTGCTGGAGGGGCTCAACCTGCTCATCACCATCTCAG GGAAAAGGAACAAACTGCGGGTGTATTACCTGTCTTGGCTCCGGAACAAGATTCTGCACAATGACCCAGAGGTGGAGAAGAAGCAGGGCTGGACCACCGTCGGGGACATGGAGGGCTGCGGGCACTACCGTGTCG TGAAATACGAGCGGATTAAGTTCCTGGTCATCGCCCTCAAGAGCTCCGTGGAGGTGTACGCCTGGGCCCCGAAACCCTACCACAAATTCATGGCCTTCAAG TCCTTTGCCGACCTCCCTCACCGCCCTCTGCTGGTCGACCTGACAGTAGAGGAGGGGCAGCGGCTCAAGGTCATCTATGGCTCCAGTGCTGGCTTCCATGCTGTGGATGTCGACTCGGGGAACAGCTATGACATCTACATCCCTGTGCAC ATCCAGAGCCAGATCACGCCCCATGCCATCATTTTCCTCCCCAACACCGACGGCATGGAGATGCTGCTGTGCTACGAGGACGAGGGTGTCTACGTCAACACGTACGGGCGGATCATTAAGGATGTGGTGCTGCAGTGGGGAGAGATGCCCACCTCTGTGG CCTACATCTGCTCCAACCAGATAATGGGCTGGGGTGAGAAAGCCATTGAGATCCGCTCTGTGGAGACGGGCCACCTGGACGGGGTCTTCATGCACAAACGAGCCCAGAGGCTCAAGTTCCTGTGTGAGCGGAATGACAAG GTGTTTTTTGCCTCAGTCCGCTCTGGGGGCAGCAGCCAAGTTTACTTCATGACTCTGAACCGTAACTGCATCATGAACTGGTGA